Sequence from the Streptosporangium brasiliense genome:
CACCTCGCGGCCTTCGAGATGACCTCCTCCCTGCCCAACCGCAAATACGGACGGGGCCTGAGGCGGCTGGGCGGCGACGCCACGGCCTGCCGCTTCTACGACGAGCACGTGCAGGCCGACGCCGTCCACGAGCAGATCGCCGCGCACGACATGTGCGGCGGGTTCGCCGCCGCGCACCCCGCCCTGGCCGGTGACGTCCTGTACGGGGCCGCCTGCGCCCTCACGCTCGACCGTCTATTCGCCGAGCGGGTCCTGGACCGCTGGGAGCGCGGGGCCACGTCGCTGCGCGAGGCGGGGCAGGCGGTGGGCGGCCGGTGACGGATCTCGACTACGTGCTGCCGCTGCGCTGGGACGACGACTCGGGCCTGGCGGAGCTGACGGCCTATCTGCGCCGGCTCGGGCGGAGCGCGCGGGTCATCGTCGTCGACGGCTCCCCGCAGGCGGTCTTCGACCGGCACGCCGCCCTCTGGGACGGGCTCGTCCTGCACGTGCGGCCCGACGGCGACCTCGGGTCCGCCAACGGCAAGGTCGCCGGGGTGATCACCGGGATGCGCCGGGCCCGGGCGGAGCACGTGATCATCGCCGACGACGACGTCCGCTACGGCGAGGCCGAGCTGGCCGGGGTCGACGCCCTGCTGCGGACGGCCGACCTGGTGCGGCCACAGAACTACTTCGACCCCCTGCCCTGGCACGCCCGCTGGGACACCGCCAGGGCGCTGCTCAACCGCTGCTTCGGCGCGGACTACCCGGGCACGTTCGGCGTGCGACGCTCGACCTTCCTGAGGATGGGGGGCTACGACGGCGACGTGCTGTTCGAGAACCTGGAGCTCATCCGCACCGTCCGCGCCCACGGTGGGCGCGAACGCCGCCCGCTCGACCTCTACGTCCGCCGCCTGCCGCCCGATCCGGCGAGGTTCTGGGCCCAGCGCGTACGCCAGGCCTACGACGATCTGGCGCAGCCCGCCCGGATGGCGCTCTTCCTCGCCGTCCTGCCCGCGCTGGCCGCCGGAGTGCTGCTACGGCGGCGCGGGACGGTCCTGGCCGGTGCCGGGCTGGTGGTGGGGCTGGCCGAGATCGGCCGCCGCCGGGCCGGCGGGCGGCGGGTCTTCCCCTTCGGCGCCGCGCTGTTCGCCCCGGTGTGGGTGCTGGAGCGGGCCGTCTGCAGCTGGCTGGCGCTGGGGGCCCGGTTCCTCCGGGGAGGGGTCGCCTACTCGGGGCGCCGGATGCGGACGGCCGCGCATTCGAGCCGTCGGCTCAGGGCGCACCGTCAGGCCGGCGGGTCGGGCTCGCTCGGGGCCCGGAACCCGGCGGGCCGGTGCGAGCCGTCGCAGAAGGGCTTGGCGGACGAGCGCCCGCAGCGGCACAGCGCCACCGTGGCCCTGCCGGGGGCGATGGGGGCCCCGTCCTGAGTCGTCAGCGTGAACGGCCCCCGCAGCAGCAACGGCCCGTCTTCGCAAGGGGTCACTGTGACCGAATTGTCCGTTTCGCGTTGCATGTGAGGTTTGTGCCCGATGGGTCCGGTGAGAAAACCAGCCGTCCGCGGCCCGCATGATCGGCCCCCGCGGGCCGTGCAGCCGGGGCATCGGCCCCCGCGGGCCGTGCGGTCGGGGCGCGCCCGGCCCGCGGACCGGCACGTGGAGCCCGCGGCGCCGCGCCCGGGAGCCCCGCCGGGCGGGTCCTCCCGCGCGGCGCCGGTTACCGGGAGTTGCCGCCGAGGGTCTTGCGCCAGTGGAAGCCCCCGGGCAGGTTCACGCTCAGGGTGCGGCGGCCGTCGGCCGTCTTGGTGACCCGGAACGCGCGGTTGCCCCAGCTGTGGCCGACCCCGCTCCGCGACAGGTTGAGACGGAACGGACCGAACTTCAGCGACTTCCTGTATCCCCAGCCCATTGCTTCCTCCCTTGAGGTGTCGGCAGGGAGGTTCAGCTACCCGCCTGCGCCGTTCCAAACGCGGGCGGGCGGCGGCTCACGCGGTCACGGTGGCGGGGTCGTCGCGGTGGGGGTGGGCGCGGGACGCGCGGGCATCCCGGGGAAGGCCTCGATGTCCGGGCGCAGGCCGTAGGAGCGGACGGCGCACTCCTGCATGGCCAGCGCGGCCATCTTCCGCAGGGCCGGGTCGTCGGAGGCGGCCAGCTCCAGATAGGCGCCCGTCACCCCCCGCTCGACCGTCACGGCCAGCTCCACGGCCTGGGCCGCGCCGGACGGGGTGAGCGGCAGCCGGTAGCTCGGGGCCGGCTCGGCGGGGGCGCCGCCGCGGGCGACGATCAGGGCGCGGAGCCGGTCACGGCGGGCGCGGTGGGCGTCGAAGGCGTCGGTCGCGACGGTGCGCAGAGCGCCCGTGGACCTGGCGGCGATGACCCCGTAGGCGTAGACGGCCGCGTGCTCGGCCGCCAGGGCCGTGTCGAGCCCCCGTCCGGCCCTCACAGCGGCCTCGACAGGGCCAGGGCGTGGGCGGCCTCGCAGGCGCCGATGGAGGCGATCAGCTGGGCCAGGGAGGGGGAGGCCCCGTCGAGCTGGCGGGGGCGGAGCGCGGCGGCCTTCCGCTC
This genomic interval carries:
- a CDS encoding glycosyltransferase; the encoded protein is MTDLDYVLPLRWDDDSGLAELTAYLRRLGRSARVIVVDGSPQAVFDRHAALWDGLVLHVRPDGDLGSANGKVAGVITGMRRARAEHVIIADDDVRYGEAELAGVDALLRTADLVRPQNYFDPLPWHARWDTARALLNRCFGADYPGTFGVRRSTFLRMGGYDGDVLFENLELIRTVRAHGGRERRPLDLYVRRLPPDPARFWAQRVRQAYDDLAQPARMALFLAVLPALAAGVLLRRRGTVLAGAGLVVGLAEIGRRRAGGRRVFPFGAALFAPVWVLERAVCSWLALGARFLRGGVAYSGRRMRTAAHSSRRLRAHRQAGGSGSLGARNPAGRCEPSQKGLADERPQRHSATVALPGAMGAPS
- a CDS encoding DUF4236 domain-containing protein, translating into MGWGYRKSLKFGPFRLNLSRSGVGHSWGNRAFRVTKTADGRRTLSVNLPGGFHWRKTLGGNSR
- a CDS encoding ferritin-like domain-containing protein, whose translation is MRAGRGLDTALAAEHAAVYAYGVIAARSTGALRTVATDAFDAHRARRDRLRALIVARGGAPAEPAPSYRLPLTPSGAAQAVELAVTVERGVTGAYLELAASDDPALRKMAALAMQECAVRSYGLRPDIEAFPGMPARPAPTPTATTPPP